In Amphiura filiformis unplaced genomic scaffold, Afil_fr2py scaffold_22, whole genome shotgun sequence, one genomic interval encodes:
- the LOC140143455 gene encoding transmembrane protease serine 11C-like encodes MMASTNTKMMNVDLESGFSFPSTISKPPPTQDTKVPLSTTSDDIQKPITCCSHSGKRLIAISALVLSALLVGMIVATVVIFSLGMHHDREIHIDEGRHNTTGGHHHRHHLNHTRPTTTTEEDVKDDAPENKYWYWFYPSSSDDSYSSWYYYWSSNPDQPPSNPGQPPSNPGQPPSNPGQPPSNPGQPPATQPPPVQPGSGLTWVGLESICGRGNASPDIRIVNGDTVANEKVWPWAPYLSTSNGQFFCGAELISPRWAVTAAHCVEGIAPTTPLRLTFGQLDQNAPPSPTRVEVTTTNIISHPNYNSGTTNNDIALLRLATPVDITPVCVNSNVFEHTAFQSTETIPNPCYVVGWGATSSGGPSPGTLQQVASPLVSNQRCDAAYGGITEQMICTDTNNNSGSCQGDSGGPMMCRKTSGTASGDVWELVGITSFGIGCANPAYPDVLARVSKLYSWIRSEMGETNL; translated from the exons ATGATGGCTTCAACAAACACTAAAATG ATGAATGTTGATCTCGAGAGTGGATTCAGTTTCCCGTCAACTATATCCAAACCACCTCCTACACAGGACACCAAAGTGCCACTATCGACAACGTCCGACGATATCCAAAAGCCTATCACCTGTTGCAGCCATAGCGGAAAGAGACTAATTGCAATATCTGCGTTGGTTCTATCAGCTTTACTAGTAGGAATGATCGTAGCGACAGTTGTGATATTTTCTTTGGGAATGCATC ATGATCGCGAGATTCATATCGATGAAGGAAGACATAACACCACAGGTGGacatcaccatcgtcatcatctGAACCATACGCGTCCCACAACCACCACAGAAGAAGATGTCAAAGACGACGCACCAGAAAATAAATATTGGTATTGGTTCTACCCGTCTTCTTCTGATGACTCATACTCCTCTTGGTACTATTATTGGTCATCTAACCCAGATCAACCACCATCTAACCCAGGTCAACCACCATCTAACCCAGGTCAACCACCATCTAACCCAGGTCAACCACCATCTAACCCAGGTCAGCCCCCAGCTACTCAACCTCCACCTGTTCAACCAGGCAGTG GTTTGACATGGGTCGGACTCGAATCAATATGTGGACGAGGCAATGCCAGCCCAgacatcaggattgtcaatggcGATACTGTGGCAAATGAAAAGGTGTGGCCCTGGGCACCATACTTGTCTACCTCGAATGGGCAATTCTTTTGCGGTGCTGAGCTTATCAGTCCACGGTGGGCAGTGACTGCAGCTCATTGTGT GGAAGGAATTGCACCCACTACGCCACTAAGACTCACTTTTGGACAATTAGACCAAAACGCACCACCCAGCCCTACACGCGTAGAAGTAACTACAACCAACATTATCTCACATCCCAATTACAACAGTGGCACCACCAATAACGACATTGCCTTGTTGAGGCTGGCTACCCCCGTAGATATAACACCCGTTTGTGTTAACTCTAATGTATTTGAGCATACTGCCTTCCAATCTACTGAGACGATTCCGAACCCTTGTTATGTGGTTGGATGGGGTGCAACAAGCTCTGGGG GGCCTTCACCCGGAACCCTACAACAGGTTGCATCACCATTAGTTAGCAATCAAAGATGTGATGCTGCGTATGGAGGGATTACAGAACAAATGATATGCACCGATACAAACAACAATTCAGGATCATGTCAG GGTGACAGTGGTGGTCCCATGATGTGCCGTAAGACTAGCGGCACTGCCAGCGGTGACGTATGGGAGTTGGTCGGTATTACAAGTTTTGGAATTGGCTGTGCAAATCCGGCATATCCTGATGTTCTGGCGCGAGTGTCTAAATTATACTCGTGGATTCGCTCAGAGATGGGTGAAACCAATCtgtaa